A single window of Anopheles moucheti chromosome 2, idAnoMoucSN_F20_07, whole genome shotgun sequence DNA harbors:
- the LOC128310878 gene encoding uncharacterized protein LOC128310878: MRTEAILIALTGLISVVVTSTLVGKQPASLLQPTATLAKSDSLNISQTVQETRFQRMQSYCSSSITDAGCFAYKKMMEVASRYKVTEIEHIIEQELSHNLSEPEDDEFCSDLSKTVKRLPASLFSRSLEPFKRTPSCVGLCYTIENVLADVCRALFSGYKLLLQSVGKEENKHQPMEALAGNKPDSLTNRSDFAKIVPAMVEIKKPTTEEIKDKVPFPIINNTRTTIKKDNTDKNANAAVTLAPSSRDISQANKPKSDVKPVAVGEPVSGAKIHEKAPNAAEHIPEQSQDAALPDKNEGNMDQQQGEIDDAGGDMAPFDEEPKQTGNQDAKSATQAGYDNSDESDGIASAEDVNENGDDLELSGIQPVGKQPAAPEKAKQDEFAESSKASDIVSGSDPFYDQKDSNFFSYFLFAMFSCAMLYVAYHNKSKLLALVVEGRRTSSGRGGFSKGRKHTAAYRKLDSNLEEAITSGSGTGGHSSSQIIY, from the coding sequence ATGCGAACCGAAGCAATATTAATAGCCCTAACAGGGTTAATATCAGTAGTCGTAACAAGCACACTGGTTGGAAAACAACCTGCAAGCTTGCTACAACCCACGGCAACGCTGGCGAAAAGTGACTCATTGAACATAAGTCAAACGGTGCAGGAAACCCGTTTCCAGCGTATGCAAAGCTACTGTAGCTCATCCATTACCGATGCCGGTTGCTTTGCGTACAAAAAAATGATGGAAGTTGCGAGTCGGTACAAAGTAACCGAGATAGAGCACATAATTGAGCAAGAACTATCGCACAACCTGTCCGAGCCTGAGGATGATGAATTTTGCAGCGATCTATCGAAAACGGTGAAACGATTGCCTGCGAGTCTATTTTCTCGCTCATTGGAGCCATTCAAAAGAACtccctcctgcgttgggttGTGCTATACGATAGAGAACGTATTGGCCGATGTATGCAGAGCGCTGTTTTCTGGATATAAACTGCTATTGCAATCGGTtggcaaagaagaaaacaaacatcagcctATGGAAGCTCTAGCTGGCAATAAACCAGATAGCTTAACAAACCGATCCGATTTCGCCAAGATTGTTCCAGCCatggttgaaataaaaaagccaACCACTGAGGAAATCAAAGATAAGGTTCCGTTCCCAATTATCAACAATACACggacaacaataaaaaaggacaACACGGATAAAAATGCTAATGCTGCGGTCACACTTGCTCCGTCATCCAGAGACATCAGCCAAGCAAACAAGCCGAAATCAGATGTTAAACCAGTTGCCGTTGGAGAACCTGTTTCGGGGGCAAAAATCCATGAAAAAGCACCAAATGCAGCGGAACACATTCCGGAGCAGTCGCAAGATGCAGCTTTGCCGGATAAGAACGAGGGCAATATGGATCAGCAACAGGGTGAAATAGATGATGCCGGAGGCGATATGGCACCGTTTGACGAAGAACCGAAGCAAACGGGGAATCAGGATGCTAAAAGTGCTACCCAAGCGGGTTACGATAATTCGGACGAATCCGATGGCATAGCTTCGGCAGAGGACGTCAACGAAAATGGAGATGATCTGGAGTTGAGCGGTATCCAACCAGTTGGAAAGCAACCAGCGGCAccggaaaaggcaaaacaggATGAGTTTGCGGAAAGTTCGAAGGCAAGCGATATCGTTTCTGGTAGCGATCCGTTTTACGATCAAAAGGATTCGAACTTTTTCTCCTATTTCCTGTTCGCCATGTTCAGTTGCGCCATGCTTTACGTGGCATATCACAACAAATCGAAACTGTTGGCATTGGTCGTTGAGGGTCGCCGGACGAGCAGCGGGCGAGGTGGGTTCAGTAAAGGCCGCAAACATACGGCTGCCTATCGGAAGTTGGACTCAAACCTGGAGGAAGCGATCACATCAGGCAGCGGTACGGGGGGACATTCTTCGTCACAGATTATCTACTGA
- the LOC128298196 gene encoding acyl-CoA Delta-9 desaturase-like, whose amino-acid sequence MGADSQTKTILCAKTPELIETAIADRKPEQSQTDPHNRATTADILVAELSQSDSTLSGAQFEKALQTCSNVVHEAEVDRKLKEIGSATPILPSEIGTDFNFKREIVWKNVVGFLLLHICGWVGLHLAFWRYCDYRTTLYTLWLMYASGQGVTMGAHRLWSHRAFKAKLWLRIILLWMHTLAGQNCLYVWVRDHRQHHKFSDTDADPHNANRGFFFSHIGWLLSRKHPKVIEYGKKIDMSDLEADPLIMFQKDHYKLLYTIFALFGPTAIPVYCWGENPWYALFVAFFFRTVLSLNGTWSVNSAAHMFGTRPYDKTMWPVENMFVSFVAVGEGWHNYHHAFPWDYRASEYGTPLNLTGTLIDLLAKFGAVYDRKTATPNMVKNRVMRTGDKSHHTYGTDEGRSAFTTLWNIWKHPSNPTYNSIHTPKPKILQSDGYALIPDELKQSERDEDILSKENEELMRRQKEEENRTTEANQIYNKLSKYIKEQQQSVPETVDELLLQQTNNNVDKGALVQGKAALNVLDCNDNALVKRKVMVDAASATSSHH is encoded by the exons ATGGGAGCCGACTCGCAGACGAAAACGATCTTGTGCGCCAAAACGCCCGAACTCATCGAGACGGCAATCGCCGACCGCAAGCCAGAACAATCACAGACTGACCCACATAACCGGGCAACGACGGCCGACATCCTCGTGGCGGAGCTGTCCCAATCCGACTCAACACTCTCCGGGGCCCAGTTCGAGAAGGCACTGCAAACCTGCAGCAATGTGGTGCACGAGGCAGAGGTGGACCGGAAGCTGAAGGAGATCGGTTCCGCTACGCCCATCCTGCCTTCCGAGATCGGAACGGATTTCAACTTTAAGCGAGAAATCGTGTGGAAGAATGTGGTCGGATTTCTGCTGCTACACATCTGCGGCTGGGTAGGACTACATCTGGCTTTCTGGCGATACTGCGACTATCGTACGACGCTTTACA CGCTTTGGCTCATGTACGCCTCTGGGCAGGGTGTAACGATGGGTGCCCATCGACTCTGGTCTCACCGGGCGTTCAAGGCGAAGCTCTGGCTGAGGATCATCCTGCTGTGGATGCATACACTGGCCGGACAGAACTGCCTGTACGTGTGGGTTCGCGACCACCGACAGCACCACAAGTTCTCGGACACGGACGCCGACCCGCACAACGCTAACCGTGGATTCTTTTTCTCGCACATTGGATGGCTTCTGTCCCGAAAGCACCCGAAG GTGATAGAATACGGCAAGAAGATCGACATGTCCGATCTAGAGGCAGATCCGCTGATTATGTTCCAAAAGGA TCATTACAAGCTGCTGTACACAATTTTTGCACTGTTTGGGCCTACGGCTATTCCGGTTTACTGCTGGGGAGAAAACCCCTGGTACGCACTCTTCGTAGCGTTCTTCTTCCGCACGGTACTCAGCCTCAACGGAACCTGGTCGGTGAACAGTGCGGCCCACATGTTTGGGACGCGGCCTTACGACAA GACCATGTGGCCAGTGGAGAATATGTTTGTATCGTTCGTGGCGGTCGGTGAGGGCTGGCACAACTATCATCATGCCTTCCCGTGGGATTACCGAGCATCGGAGTACGGAACGCCGCTCAATCTAACCGGCACGCTAATCGATCTGTTGGCAAAGTTTGGCGCAGTGTACGACCGCAAAACGGCTACCCCGAACATG GTCAAAAACCGTGTCATGCGTACCGGCGACAAATCGCATCACACCTACGGTACGGATGAAGGGCGCAGCGCTTTTACCACGCTGTGGAACATCTGGAAGCATCCGTCCAATCCGACCTACAACTCAATTCACACGCCCAAGCCGAAAATACTGCAATCCGACGGTTACGCGCTTATTCCGGACGAGTTGAAGCAGTCCGAACGGGACGAGGACATCCTATCGAAGGAGAACGAGGAGCTGATGAGACGCCAGAAGGAGGAAGAGAACCGCACGACGGAAGCGAACCAAATCTACAACAAGCTGTCGAAATATATCAAGGAACAGCAGCAATCGGTACCGGAAACGGTGGACGAACTGTTGCTACAACAGACGAACAATAACGTCGACAAGGGTGCACTGGTGCAGGGCAAGGCGGCACTAAACGTCCTCGACTGCAACGACAACGCGCTCGTAAAGCGGAAAGTAATGGTGGACGCTGCATCTGCCACTTCAAGTCACCACTAG